The Miltoncostaea marina DNA window CGCGAGATCCCGATCGTGGCCGACGACCACGTGCAGCCCGAGTTCGGCACCGGCGCCCTCAAGGTGACGCCGGCCCACGCGGCCGACGACATGGACATCGCGCGCCGCCACGACCTCGAGTGGATCAACGTGATCGGCGAGGACGGGCGCATGACGCCCGAGGCGGGGGAGCGCTACGCGGGGCTCACCCCGGCCGAGTGCGCCGAGCGGGTCGTGGCCGACCTGCGGGCGCAGGGGCTGATCCGCGCCGAGCGGGAGTACACCCACACCGTGCCCTTCTCGCACCGCTCCGGCGCGCGGGTGGAGCCGCTCGTGTCGCTGCAGTGGTTCTGCGACATGAGCGAGCTCGCCAAGCCCGCGATCGCCGCGGTGGAGGAGGGGCGGGTGCGCTTCACCCCCGCCAAGTGGGGCGAGGTCTACCTCGACTGGATGCGCGAGATCCGGCCGTGGTGCATCTCGCGCCAGCTCTGGTGGGGCCACCAGATCCCGGTCTGGTACCGCGGCGACGAGGTCCACGTCGGCACGAGCGCCCCCGAGGGCGAGGGCTGGGAGCGCGACCCGGACGTGCTCGACACCTGGTTCAGCTCGGCCCTGTGGCCGTTCGCGACCCTCGGCTGGCCGCGGCGCACGCCCGAGCTGGAGCGGTTCTACCCCACCCGGGTCCTCTCGACGGCACGCGACATCATCTTCCTGTGGGTGGCCCGCATGGTGATGATGGGCGTGGAGTTCATGGGCGCGGAGCCCTTCTCCGACGTCTACATCCACTCGGTGGTGCAGGCGCCCGACGGCCGGCGCATGAGCAAGTCGCTCGGCACGGGCATCGACCCGCTGGAGCAGGTCGACCAGCACGGCGCCGACGCGCTGCGCTTCGGCCTGCTGATGATGTCGAGCACCCAGGACGTGCGCTACAGCGCCGACCGCATCGACCAGGGGCGCCAGCTCGTCACGAAGCTGTGGAACGCCACGCGCCTGGTGGTCGACCGCGGCGGCCGGGTGCAGCCCGGGCCGCCGCCCGCCCGCACCCTGGCCGACCGCTGGATCGCCTCGCGCATCGCCGACGCCACCGAGCGCGCCCGCGAGCTGACCGACGCCTTCGCGCTCTCCCAGCTCGCCGACCTCGTCTACCACCTGGTCTTCGACGACTACTGCGACTGGTACCTGGAGCTGCTGAAGGCGGGCGAGGCCACCGCGGAGATGGCCGGGCACGCGCTCGAGCAGCTGCTCGCCCTGGCGCACCCGCTGATGCCGTTCGTCACGGAGGAGTGCTGGTCGCAGCTGCCCGGCTCGGAGGGGCTCATGGCGGTCCACGCGCCGCCGAGCGCGCCGGGTCCGCGCGACGAGGCCGCCGAGGGCGAGATCGACGAGGTCCGCGAGGTGGTCACCGCCCTGCGCGCCTACCGCTCGAAGCGCAACCTGCCGCCGCGCACGCCGCTGGTGATGGACCCGGCGCCGCACCCGGCGGCCGCGGCCCTCGACGCGGTGGCGGCGGCCGACGACGCGACCCGTCCCACGCTCGTGAAGACCCTGCTCGGCGGGGGCCGCTCCATCGCGGTCGGCCCGGCCGCCGAGGCGATCGACCCCGAGGTCGAGCGCCGGCGCCTGGCCGACGAGCTGACGCGCGCCGAGTCGGAGCTCGAGCGGGCCACGCGCAAGCTCGCCGACGCCCGGTTCGTCGAGCGCGCGCCGGCGCACCTGGTGCAGGCCGAGCGCGACAAGGCCGAGCGGTACGCCGCCGAGCGCGAGGCCCTGTCCGCCCGGATCGCAGCGCTGGGCGGGTGACCCCCGGGGAGGCCCGCGCCTGGATCGCCGGGCTCGAGATCCTGGGGATGCGGTTCGGCCTCGAGCGCACCGACGCGCTGCTGGCGGCGCTCGGCGACCCCCAGCGGTCCGCCCCGGCGCTGCACGTGGTCGGCACCAACGGCAAGTCCTCGACGGCGCGCCTGGCGGCGGCCGTCCTGGCGAGCCAGGGCCTGCGGCCGGGCCTCTACATGTCGCCGCACGTCAGCGACTGGACCGAGCGCTACGTGATCGACGGCGCGCCGCTGGCCGACGCGGCGTTCGCCGCGGCCGCCGCGCGGGTGCGCGAGGCCGCCGAGGGGCTCGCCCTGCCCGAGGGCGAGCGGGTGACCCAGTTCGAGGCGCTCACCGCGATCGCCTTCACGGCCTTCCGGGCGGCGGGGGCGGACGCGCTCGTGGTCGAGGCCGGCCTCGGCGGCCGCTACGACGCGACGAACGTCCTCAAGCCCGGCGCCGCGGTGATCCTGACCAACGTGGCGCTCGAGCACACGGAGCTGCTGGGCGACACGGAGGCCGCGATCGCGGCGGAGAAGCTCGCGGTGTGCGCCGACGGCCACGACCGGCTCGTGGTGGGACCGCTCACGCCGGCGGCCCGGGCCGCGGTCGACGCGGAGTGCGCCCGCCGCGGGCTGCGCCCGCTGCGCTACGGCGACGACCTGCGCGCCGCCGGCGGCGAGGGCGGCGTGGACGTGACCCTGCCCGACGGCCGCTACGGCGGGCTGCCGCTCGCCCTGCGCGGCGGCTTCCAGCGCGAGAACCTGGCCGTCGCGATGGCGGGGGCCCGGCTGGTGCTGGGCCGCCCGATCGACGCCGGGCCCCTGCGCCCTGCGCTCGCCGCGGTGCGGATGCCGGGGCGCCTGGAGGTGCTGCCCGGCGCGCCGCCCGTCCTGCTCGACGGCGCCCACAACCCGGCGGGCATGGCGGCGCTCGCCGGCGAGCTGCCGGCCCTGCTGGAGGGGCGGCGGCCGGTCGTGGCGGTCACCTCGGTGCTCGCCGACAAGGACGCCGCCGCGATGATGGGCGCGCTCGCGGGCGTCGCCGACGAGGTGATCGCGACCCGCTCCGCCCACCGGCGGGCGGTGCCGGCCGGCGACCTCGCCGCGACCGCGCGCGGGGCGGCGCGCGCTCGCGCGCCGTGGCCGACCCGCACAGGGCGCTCGCCGCCGCGCGCGCGGCGGCGGGGCCGGACGGCGCGGTGCTGGTCGCAGGCTCCCTCTACCTGCTCGCCGACCTGCGCCCCGCGCTCGTGGAGGCCGCCACGGGGCCCCCTGCTACACTCGCGCGCGCCCGGAAGGGCACCGATCCCACCGAGGCGAAGTAGGCCGTGATGGCAGAGGCACAAGCGTGATCGCGCACGTCGCGGCGCAGGCCGGGACGAACACCTCCGACACCGGGGACCCGTTCCAGTCGATCGAGAGCTTCTTCGACTCGGGGCTCTGGAGCGCGCTCACCGTCATGCTCCAGATCTTCGTGGTCCTCCTGTGGCTGGCGCTCGCCTACTGGACCTGGCAGGACGCCCGCCGGCGCATCGAGTCGCCGCAGCTGGTGGCCGCCTGCGTCGCCCTGTCGGTCGTGCTGCCGTTCCTCGGCTCGGTGATCTACCTCATCGTCCGCCCGCCGGAGTACCTCGACGAGGCCCGCGAGCGCGAGCTGGAGCTGCTCGCGCTGGAGCAGCGGCTCGGCGAGCTGGGCGACCAGCAGGGCAAGGAGATCGTCTCCCGCATGCTCGCCCGCGAGGGCCTGACCGGCGACTCGGTGTCGCTGTCGCGCTCCCTGCGCCAGGCGGGGCTGGCCTCGCACGACGAGGTGCAGGACCTCGACAAGCGCCTCACGGAGCTCGAGTTCCGCATGCGCGTGGCCGACCGCACCGCCCTCAGCCCGGACGAGCCGGCCGCGACCCGCGTCCGCCGGGCGCGCGAGCTGCCGGCGACCCCCTCCACCGAGCCCCCGACCGGCGACACGGGGCGCAGGCCCCGCCTGCGCCGGCCCTCCCGACCCGACCAGGAGCGGTATGACTGAGCGATCGTTCGTGATGGTGAAGCCCGACGGCGTGGCCCGCGGGCTGACCGGCGAGATCATCTCGCGCATCGAGCGGCGGGGCTTCCGCATCGCGGCCCTCCGCAAGGCCACGATGGAGCGCGGCGTCGCCGAGGAGCACTACGGCGAGCACCGCGAGCGGCCCTTCTTCGGCGAGCTCGTCGAGTTCATCACCTCGGGCCCGGTCGTGATGATGGCCGTCGAGGGCGGCGAGGGCACCGTCGCCGCGCTGCGGGCGATGATGGGCACCACGAACCCGCTCGACGCCGCCCCGGGCACGATCCGCGGCGACTTCGCCACCGAGGTGGGCGAGAACATCGTCCACGGCTCGGACGGCGTGGAGTCGGGCGCCCGCGAGCTGGCGCTGCACTTCCCCGAGCTGGGGTGATCCTGCTCGCGTCGCGCTCGCCGCAGCGGCGGGCGCTGCTCGGGCTGACGGGCGTGCCGTTCCGCGTCGCGGTGTCGGGCGTCGACGAGGGGGAGGACCCCCTCGTCAACGCCCGCGCCAAGGCGCGCGACGTGGCGGCGCGCCTCGGCGTGCCGCCGGAGGGCGCCGTGCTCGGGGCCGACACCGAGGTGCTGCTCGACGGCCGGGCGCTCGGCAAGCCGGCCGACGCGGACGAGGCGGCCGCGATGCTGCGCGCCCTGGCGGGCCGCGGGCACGTCGTGCGCACGG harbors:
- a CDS encoding valine--tRNA ligase, whose protein sequence is MSTAPPTRYDPARVEARWSEAWQAAGVGHADPSSDRPPFSIAIPPPNVTGVLHMGHALNNTIQDVLVRTRRMAGDETLWICGTDHAGIATQAVVEKSLAAEGVRRADLGREEFVRRVWGWKDEYGGRIIDQLRRLGCTLDYGRERFTMDEGYADAVLQVFVRLYEKGWIYRDRYMVNWDPGLGSAISDLEVEDREVTDTLVSIAYPLADGDGEIVVATVRPETMLGDTAVAVNPADERYRALVGRTVRLPLVGREIPIVADDHVQPEFGTGALKVTPAHAADDMDIARRHDLEWINVIGEDGRMTPEAGERYAGLTPAECAERVVADLRAQGLIRAEREYTHTVPFSHRSGARVEPLVSLQWFCDMSELAKPAIAAVEEGRVRFTPAKWGEVYLDWMREIRPWCISRQLWWGHQIPVWYRGDEVHVGTSAPEGEGWERDPDVLDTWFSSALWPFATLGWPRRTPELERFYPTRVLSTARDIIFLWVARMVMMGVEFMGAEPFSDVYIHSVVQAPDGRRMSKSLGTGIDPLEQVDQHGADALRFGLLMMSSTQDVRYSADRIDQGRQLVTKLWNATRLVVDRGGRVQPGPPPARTLADRWIASRIADATERARELTDAFALSQLADLVYHLVFDDYCDWYLELLKAGEATAEMAGHALEQLLALAHPLMPFVTEECWSQLPGSEGLMAVHAPPSAPGPRDEAAEGEIDEVREVVTALRAYRSKRNLPPRTPLVMDPAPHPAAAALDAVAAADDATRPTLVKTLLGGGRSIAVGPAAEAIDPEVERRRLADELTRAESELERATRKLADARFVERAPAHLVQAERDKAERYAAEREALSARIAALGG
- a CDS encoding bifunctional folylpolyglutamate synthase/dihydrofolate synthase; amino-acid sequence: MTPGEARAWIAGLEILGMRFGLERTDALLAALGDPQRSAPALHVVGTNGKSSTARLAAAVLASQGLRPGLYMSPHVSDWTERYVIDGAPLADAAFAAAAARVREAAEGLALPEGERVTQFEALTAIAFTAFRAAGADALVVEAGLGGRYDATNVLKPGAAVILTNVALEHTELLGDTEAAIAAEKLAVCADGHDRLVVGPLTPAARAAVDAECARRGLRPLRYGDDLRAAGGEGGVDVTLPDGRYGGLPLALRGGFQRENLAVAMAGARLVLGRPIDAGPLRPALAAVRMPGRLEVLPGAPPVLLDGAHNPAGMAALAGELPALLEGRRPVVAVTSVLADKDAAAMMGALAGVADEVIATRSAHRRAVPAGDLAATARGAARARAPWPTRTGRSPPRARRRGRTARCWSQAPSTCSPTCAPRSWRPPRGPLLHSRAPGRAPIPPRRSRP
- the ndk gene encoding nucleoside-diphosphate kinase is translated as MTERSFVMVKPDGVARGLTGEIISRIERRGFRIAALRKATMERGVAEEHYGEHRERPFFGELVEFITSGPVVMMAVEGGEGTVAALRAMMGTTNPLDAAPGTIRGDFATEVGENIVHGSDGVESGARELALHFPELG